One genomic window of Streptomyces sp. NBC_01276 includes the following:
- a CDS encoding aldehyde dehydrogenase family protein, translating to MSEQTTIHIAGTWRSAVSGATREVLDPADGTVLAVVAEAGAADTDAAVGAARAAFDSGQWPRTPVPERAALLRRTADLLDRDRERLGLLESRDAGKTLEEGRVDVDCVAAAFRYFADLVAGESAGRVVDAGTPEVHSVVVHEPVGVCALITPWNYPLLQASWKIAPALAAGNTFVLKPSEITPLSTAALIGLLVEAGLPAGVANLVTGPGDPVGARLAAHPDVDLVSFTGGLTSGTKVMRAAADSVKKVALELGGKNPNVVFADACATEEGFDTAVDQALNAAFMHSGQVCSAGSRLIVEEGVADRFVAELARRADRIRLGRGTDPGVECGPLVSAAQRERTEEYVASALAEGAVLRAGGHRPDGPGYFYRPTVLDRCHRGMRVVREEVFGPVLTVETFRTEAEAVALANDTEYGLAGAVWTSDPGRGRRVAGRLRHGTVWINDFHPYLPQAEWGGFGKSGTGRELGPSGLAEYRESKHVYQNLAPRPVRWFAG from the coding sequence GTGTCCGAGCAGACGACCATCCACATCGCCGGGACCTGGCGTTCCGCGGTATCAGGGGCCACCCGAGAGGTCCTCGACCCGGCCGACGGCACCGTCCTCGCCGTCGTCGCCGAGGCAGGTGCCGCGGACACCGACGCGGCCGTCGGCGCGGCCCGCGCCGCCTTCGACAGCGGCCAGTGGCCCCGGACCCCCGTCCCGGAGCGGGCCGCACTGCTGCGCCGCACCGCCGACCTGCTCGACCGCGACCGCGAGCGCCTCGGACTCCTGGAGAGCCGTGACGCGGGCAAGACCCTGGAAGAGGGCCGTGTGGACGTGGACTGCGTCGCCGCCGCCTTCCGCTACTTCGCCGACCTCGTCGCCGGCGAGAGCGCGGGACGCGTCGTGGACGCCGGGACCCCCGAAGTCCACAGCGTCGTCGTCCACGAGCCCGTCGGGGTCTGCGCCCTGATCACCCCCTGGAACTACCCGCTCCTCCAGGCCTCCTGGAAGATCGCTCCCGCCCTCGCCGCCGGCAACACCTTCGTGCTCAAGCCCAGCGAGATCACCCCGCTGTCCACCGCGGCCCTCATCGGCCTCCTGGTGGAGGCCGGTCTGCCGGCCGGTGTCGCCAACCTGGTCACCGGCCCCGGCGACCCCGTCGGCGCGCGCCTCGCGGCCCACCCCGACGTGGACCTCGTCTCCTTCACCGGCGGACTCACCAGCGGTACGAAGGTGATGCGCGCGGCCGCCGACTCCGTCAAGAAGGTCGCCCTCGAACTCGGCGGCAAGAACCCCAACGTGGTCTTCGCCGACGCCTGCGCCACCGAAGAGGGCTTCGACACCGCCGTCGACCAGGCCCTCAACGCCGCCTTCATGCACAGCGGCCAGGTCTGCTCCGCCGGCTCCCGCCTCATCGTCGAGGAGGGCGTCGCCGATCGCTTCGTCGCCGAACTCGCCCGCCGGGCCGACCGGATCCGCCTCGGCCGCGGCACCGACCCGGGCGTGGAGTGCGGACCGCTGGTCTCGGCCGCCCAGCGCGAGCGCACCGAGGAGTACGTGGCCTCGGCCCTCGCCGAGGGCGCCGTGCTCCGCGCGGGCGGACACCGCCCCGACGGGCCCGGCTACTTCTACCGGCCGACCGTGCTGGACCGCTGCCACCGCGGGATGCGCGTCGTACGGGAGGAGGTCTTCGGGCCGGTCCTGACCGTCGAGACCTTCCGTACCGAGGCGGAGGCCGTCGCGCTGGCGAACGACACCGAGTACGGGCTGGCCGGCGCGGTGTGGACCTCCGACCCGGGCCGCGGCCGCCGCGTGGCGGGCCGGCTGCGCCACGGCACCGTCTGGATCAACGACTTCCACCCCTACCTCCCGCAGGCCGAGTGGGGCGGCTTCGGCAAGTCCGGCACCGGACGCGAACTGGGCCCCTCGGGCCTGGCCGAGTACCGCGAGTCCAAGCACGTGTACCAGAACCTCGCCCCCCGCCCCGTGCGCTGGTTCGCGGGCTGA
- a CDS encoding ArsR/SmtB family transcription factor — translation MTTRNGSRGDRLNRQPDIARAAALIADASRASMLKSLGDGRGLSAKVLAAEAGIGAPTASAHLARLVEAGLITVESAGRNRYYRLAGPEVSLALEALAVIAPPLPVTTLRESSAANALRRSRTCYDHLAGRLGVALMGGLLAHGILAGHDGTHDRDAAVRDRARGYGHDHDYRLTPAGRDALGRFGIDVAALPGRRPLVRYCVDWSEQRHHLAGGVGAAVTARLFRLGWLRHGVSPRVVHLTDAGAEGIADWLGLHPEG, via the coding sequence GTGACCACCCGAAACGGTTCCCGCGGCGACCGGTTGAACCGGCAGCCCGACATCGCCCGCGCCGCCGCCCTGATCGCCGACGCCTCCCGCGCGAGCATGCTGAAGTCGCTGGGCGACGGCCGCGGGCTGTCGGCCAAGGTGCTCGCCGCGGAGGCGGGGATCGGCGCTCCGACGGCGAGCGCCCACTTGGCCCGGCTCGTCGAGGCCGGTCTGATCACGGTGGAGAGCGCGGGGCGCAACCGGTACTACCGGCTGGCAGGCCCCGAAGTCAGCCTCGCGCTGGAAGCCCTCGCGGTGATCGCACCCCCGCTCCCGGTCACGACGCTGCGGGAGAGCAGTGCCGCGAACGCCCTGCGCCGGTCCCGCACCTGCTACGACCACCTGGCGGGCCGGCTCGGGGTCGCGCTGATGGGCGGCCTCCTCGCCCACGGCATCCTGGCCGGACACGACGGCACCCACGACCGGGACGCAGCGGTGCGCGACCGGGCGCGCGGCTACGGACACGACCACGACTACCGGCTCACACCGGCTGGCCGGGACGCGCTGGGGCGTTTCGGCATCGACGTGGCCGCCCTGCCCGGCCGTCGGCCGCTGGTCCGGTACTGCGTGGACTGGAGCGAACAGCGGCACCACCTGGCCGGGGGAGTGGGGGCGGCCGTCACCGCGAGGCTGTTCCGGCTCGGCTGGCTGCGCCACGGCGTGAGCCCGCGCGTCGTCCACCTCACCGACGCCGGTGCCGAGGGCATCGCCGACTGGCTCGGGCTGCACCCGGAGGGCTGA
- a CDS encoding GMC family oxidoreductase, with amino-acid sequence MNTPTHAPTPTPAPTPAEQEYDYVVVGGGTAGSVIASRLTEDPDVTVAVIEGGPSDVGRPEVLTLRRWMGLLGGELDYDYPTTEQPRGNSHIRHSRARVLGGCSSHNTLIAFKPLPSDWDEWERSGAEGWHAAAMDPYFDRLLNNIVPVAEKDRNAIARDFVDSAQTALGVPRVEGFNEKPFHEGAGFFDLAYHPEDNKRSSASVAYLHPVMDERPNLRILLETWAHRLELDGTRARGVHVRAKDGTQSLVTARREVLVCAGAVDTPRLLLHSGIGPRADLEALGIPPLHDLPGVGENLLDHPESVIVWETDGPIPENSAMDSDAGLFVRRDPDSAGPDLMFHFYQVPFTDNPERIGYERPAHGVSMTPNIPKPRSRGRLYLTSADPEVKPALDFRYFTDEDDYDGRTLVDGIKLAREIAATPPLAGWLKREVCPGPEITGDEELSAYARSVAHTVYHPAGTCRMGAVDDPGAVVGPDLKIRGLEGIRIADASVFPTMPAVNPMIGVLMVGEKAAELLAREGGTR; translated from the coding sequence ATGAACACCCCCACGCATGCCCCCACGCCCACCCCCGCCCCCACCCCCGCGGAGCAGGAGTACGACTACGTCGTCGTCGGCGGCGGCACCGCCGGCTCGGTGATCGCCTCCCGCCTGACCGAGGACCCCGACGTCACCGTCGCCGTCATCGAGGGCGGCCCCAGCGACGTCGGCCGCCCCGAAGTGCTCACCCTGCGCCGCTGGATGGGGCTGCTCGGCGGCGAGCTCGACTACGACTACCCCACCACCGAGCAGCCCCGCGGCAACTCGCACATCCGTCACAGCCGCGCCCGCGTCCTGGGGGGCTGTTCCTCCCACAACACCCTCATCGCCTTCAAGCCGCTCCCGTCCGACTGGGACGAGTGGGAACGGTCGGGAGCCGAGGGCTGGCACGCCGCCGCCATGGACCCGTACTTCGACAGGCTCCTGAACAACATCGTCCCGGTGGCCGAGAAGGACCGCAACGCCATCGCGCGCGACTTCGTCGACTCCGCGCAGACCGCCCTGGGCGTCCCGCGCGTCGAGGGGTTCAACGAGAAGCCCTTCCACGAGGGGGCCGGCTTCTTCGACCTCGCCTACCATCCGGAGGACAACAAGCGCTCCTCCGCGTCGGTGGCCTACCTCCACCCCGTCATGGACGAACGCCCCAACCTCCGGATCCTCCTGGAGACCTGGGCCCACCGCCTCGAACTCGACGGCACCCGCGCGCGCGGCGTCCACGTACGCGCCAAGGACGGGACGCAGTCCCTGGTCACCGCGCGCCGCGAGGTACTGGTGTGCGCCGGAGCCGTCGACACCCCGCGGCTGCTGCTGCACTCGGGCATCGGCCCCCGCGCCGACCTGGAGGCCCTCGGCATCCCCCCGCTGCACGACCTGCCCGGAGTCGGGGAGAACCTGCTCGACCACCCCGAATCGGTGATCGTCTGGGAGACCGACGGCCCGATTCCCGAGAACTCCGCGATGGACAGCGACGCCGGGCTCTTCGTCCGGCGCGACCCCGACTCCGCCGGGCCCGACCTGATGTTCCACTTCTACCAGGTCCCCTTCACCGACAACCCCGAGCGCATCGGCTACGAACGCCCCGCGCACGGGGTGTCGATGACCCCGAACATCCCCAAGCCCCGCAGCCGCGGCCGCCTCTACCTGACCAGCGCGGACCCCGAGGTCAAACCGGCCCTGGACTTCCGCTACTTCACCGACGAGGACGACTACGACGGCCGGACCCTGGTGGACGGCATCAAGCTCGCCCGCGAGATCGCCGCGACCCCGCCGCTGGCCGGCTGGCTCAAGCGCGAGGTGTGCCCCGGTCCGGAGATCACCGGCGACGAGGAGCTGAGCGCCTACGCCCGCTCCGTCGCGCACACCGTCTACCACCCCGCCGGAACCTGCCGGATGGGCGCCGTCGACGATCCCGGCGCCGTGGTGGGACCGGACCTGAAGATCCGCGGACTCGAAGGCATCCGCATCGCGGACGCCTCCGTCTTCCCGACGATGCCCGCGGTCAACCCGATGATCGGAGTGCTCATGGTCGGCGAGAAGGCAGCAGAGCTGCTGGCCCGGGAAGGCGGTACCCGATGA
- a CDS encoding glycine betaine/L-proline ABC transporter ATP-binding protein: MNTAPAATSPAATPSAPPVFAVDGLWKVFGPEKAAARVPGSADATGLSAAELRERTGCTAAVRDVTFDVRKGEVFVVMGLSGSGKSTLVRCLTRLIEPTAGSLAIDGEDVLAMDAARLRALRRHRAAMVFQHFGLLPHRNVLDNVAYGLEIQGVGRGDRRDKAAELVAKVGLEGLEERRPGQLSGGQQQRVGLARALAADPEVLLFDEPFSALDPLIRREMQEEVARLHHEEGRTMVFITHDLAEALRLGDRIALMRDGRIVQLGTPEEIVGSPADDYVRDFVRDVPREQVLTVRSAMRPAAAGEAERGPALAPATTVVEAIQAVARSGGPARVVDHGRCLGVVDDAGLLAVVAGLPAGTGRGVAA, encoded by the coding sequence ATGAACACCGCCCCCGCCGCCACATCCCCCGCCGCCACCCCCTCGGCACCCCCCGTCTTCGCCGTGGACGGCCTCTGGAAGGTCTTCGGCCCCGAGAAGGCCGCCGCCAGGGTCCCCGGCTCCGCCGACGCCACCGGCCTGTCCGCCGCCGAACTGCGCGAGCGCACCGGCTGCACCGCCGCCGTCCGCGACGTCACCTTCGACGTCCGCAAGGGCGAGGTCTTCGTCGTGATGGGCCTGTCCGGCTCCGGCAAGTCAACCCTCGTACGCTGCCTCACCCGGCTCATCGAACCCACCGCCGGAAGCCTGGCCATCGACGGCGAGGACGTCCTCGCCATGGACGCCGCCCGGCTGCGCGCCCTGCGCCGCCACCGCGCCGCCATGGTCTTCCAGCACTTCGGCCTCCTCCCGCACCGCAACGTCCTGGACAACGTCGCGTACGGACTGGAGATCCAGGGCGTCGGCCGCGGCGACCGCCGGGACAAGGCCGCCGAACTCGTCGCCAAGGTCGGCCTCGAAGGACTGGAGGAGCGCCGCCCCGGCCAGCTCTCCGGAGGCCAGCAGCAGCGCGTCGGCCTGGCCCGCGCCCTCGCCGCCGACCCCGAAGTCCTGCTGTTCGACGAGCCGTTCAGCGCGCTCGACCCCCTCATCCGGCGGGAGATGCAGGAGGAGGTCGCCCGGCTCCACCACGAGGAGGGCCGCACCATGGTCTTCATCACCCACGACCTCGCCGAGGCCCTGCGCCTGGGCGACCGGATCGCGCTGATGCGCGACGGCCGCATCGTGCAGCTCGGCACGCCCGAGGAGATCGTCGGCTCGCCCGCCGACGACTACGTACGGGACTTCGTCCGCGACGTCCCCCGCGAGCAGGTGCTCACCGTCCGCAGCGCGATGCGCCCCGCGGCCGCGGGCGAAGCGGAGCGGGGACCGGCACTGGCCCCGGCCACCACCGTGGTCGAGGCCATCCAGGCCGTCGCCCGTAGCGGCGGCCCGGCCCGTGTCGTCGACCACGGCCGCTGCCTGGGCGTGGTGGACGACGCCGGGCTGCTCGCCGTCGTGGCCGGACTCCCGGCCGGCACCGGACGGGGGGTGGCGGCATGA
- a CDS encoding nuclear transport factor 2 family protein, translating to MSEALSPREVFQKLIEGIGAGRYTELAEFYAEDAVVETVLAPVGPRRVEGRAALAERFARVAASSPLELTPANVVVRETDDAEVIVAEFDYHVYHRVTGRSFEAANIQVLRVRDGLIVSSRDYHDHLALAVAGGNLPELVAALEGA from the coding sequence ATGTCCGAAGCCCTGTCGCCGCGCGAGGTCTTCCAGAAGCTGATCGAAGGAATCGGTGCGGGACGGTACACGGAGCTCGCGGAGTTCTACGCCGAGGACGCCGTGGTGGAGACGGTCCTCGCGCCGGTCGGTCCGCGCCGGGTCGAGGGACGGGCCGCGCTCGCGGAGCGGTTCGCCCGGGTCGCCGCGAGTTCGCCCCTGGAACTGACCCCGGCGAACGTGGTCGTGCGGGAGACCGACGACGCGGAGGTGATCGTCGCCGAGTTCGACTACCACGTGTACCACCGGGTCACCGGACGGAGTTTCGAGGCCGCCAACATCCAGGTGCTACGGGTCCGCGACGGCCTGATCGTCAGCAGCCGGGACTACCACGACCACCTCGCCCTCGCCGTGGCCGGCGGCAACCTGCCCGAGCTGGTGGCGGCCCTGGAAGGCGCGTAG
- a CDS encoding SDR family oxidoreductase: protein MDISGSNVLLTGATGGIGSTLAARLTARGARLTVTGRRPEALKATADACGARTVVADLAVRSDVVRLAGACAEADVLVANAALPASGELLDYTEEQLDRALDVNLRAPLLLSRLLAEHMVARGRGHIVLVGSISGKAASRSTSLYNATKFGLRGFALALRQELRGTGVGVSLVQPGFVRDAGMFADTGATTPNGIRTVTPGQVADAVVRAVRRDLCEVNVAPLELRLLSAIAGQFPGFAERIQARTDVDGTVRQMVESQRARR, encoded by the coding sequence GTGGACATTTCCGGATCGAACGTTCTGCTCACCGGGGCCACCGGGGGCATCGGTTCCACCCTGGCCGCACGGCTGACCGCGCGGGGGGCCCGCCTCACGGTCACCGGCCGGCGGCCGGAGGCCCTCAAGGCCACGGCGGACGCCTGCGGCGCCCGCACCGTCGTCGCCGACCTCGCCGTCAGGTCCGACGTCGTCCGCCTCGCCGGGGCCTGCGCCGAGGCGGACGTCCTCGTCGCGAACGCCGCGCTGCCCGCCAGCGGCGAACTCCTGGACTACACCGAGGAGCAGCTCGACCGCGCCCTCGACGTCAACCTGCGCGCGCCCCTCCTGCTGTCCCGGCTGCTCGCGGAGCACATGGTCGCCCGCGGCCGAGGCCACATCGTGCTGGTCGGATCCATCTCCGGCAAGGCGGCGTCGAGGTCGACCTCGTTGTACAACGCGACCAAGTTCGGGCTGCGCGGATTCGCCCTCGCCCTGCGCCAGGAGCTCAGGGGCACGGGGGTGGGGGTGTCCCTGGTCCAGCCGGGTTTCGTCCGGGACGCCGGGATGTTCGCGGACACCGGTGCCACGACGCCGAACGGCATCAGGACCGTCACGCCCGGCCAGGTCGCCGACGCCGTCGTACGGGCCGTGCGCCGCGACCTCTGCGAGGTCAACGTGGCCCCGCTGGAGCTGCGGTTGCTGAGCGCCATCGCCGGACAGTTCCCCGGGTTCGCCGAGCGGATCCAGGCGCGGACGGACGTCGACGGCACCGTACGGCAGATGGTCGAGTCCCAGCGCGCGCGCCGTTAG
- a CDS encoding TetR/AcrR family transcriptional regulator has product MPHASDTRQSIIDAVLRIIGQDGVAAVTNRRIAKEAGVSLGSVTYHFATQHELLRESLLYFVAEETRHFSALAGSCADERFDIGQAAEAVARVAGGNAFDSRHIAPFELYVQAGRDERLRAAATECFAAYDLLAARILAQLGVPDPERLAGVAVALVFGQQLRRLATGAPAEDLVDALLVLTECAAPRIP; this is encoded by the coding sequence ATGCCCCATGCCTCCGACACCCGCCAGAGCATCATCGACGCCGTACTGCGGATCATCGGGCAGGACGGCGTCGCGGCCGTCACCAACCGGCGGATCGCCAAGGAGGCCGGGGTCTCGCTCGGTTCCGTCACCTACCACTTCGCCACCCAGCACGAGCTGCTGCGCGAGAGCCTGCTGTACTTCGTGGCCGAGGAGACCCGGCACTTCAGCGCGCTCGCGGGCTCCTGCGCCGACGAGCGCTTCGACATCGGGCAGGCCGCCGAGGCGGTGGCGCGGGTCGCCGGCGGCAACGCCTTCGACAGCCGCCACATCGCCCCCTTCGAGCTGTACGTCCAGGCCGGGCGCGACGAGCGGCTGCGCGCCGCCGCCACCGAGTGCTTCGCCGCCTACGACCTCCTGGCCGCCCGGATCCTGGCCCAGCTCGGCGTGCCCGACCCCGAACGCCTCGCGGGCGTGGCCGTCGCCCTGGTCTTCGGGCAGCAGCTGCGCCGCCTGGCCACCGGCGCCCCCGCGGAGGACCTCGTCGACGCCCTGCTGGTCCTGACGGAGTGCGCCGCGCCGCGGATTCCGTAG
- a CDS encoding MFS transporter: protein MSSTDFPAPSTPVPAGSDAFARQGEVVAPKRPKLPLPPLIALSLGHFLVMLDVTVVNVAVPGIQGSLHVGASGLQWIVDGYSTLFAGLLLLGGGLGDRFGHRPLYLFGLAVFTLASTGCALSPSAVALVGCRLAQGAGAAFLVPASFALLRAAYPDGVQRARAVGVWGLVSAVAFGAGPVVGGLLVSGLDWRWVFWVNLPVAALAAVLTLRHVRVPDRPRGTGRMDPLGLLLGVLGLVAVAGALNGAGPDGWTSPRVLAAFAVGAAALTGFVLVERHLERSLAVRPDGRRPLLPPSLLRDRRVSTTNAVGLLLSLGYYGMLFVATLYFQRDRGFGALETGLALLPSVCMGFLAAPLSSRVATRTGPYVPMAGALLLGAAGFLGWLAAGPQTPYPVLLFALMATGLATPLTVVAATVAIMEAAPAEHAGVASASFNVSRQAGHAIGVALFGTLVGGEGRIPGLHASALAAAGCFLLGFLLVGLTVRGAGAGSPR, encoded by the coding sequence ATGAGTTCCACGGACTTCCCCGCCCCGTCCACGCCCGTCCCCGCTGGATCCGACGCCTTCGCCCGGCAGGGCGAGGTGGTCGCGCCCAAGCGCCCGAAGCTGCCCCTGCCGCCGCTCATCGCCCTGAGCCTCGGCCACTTCCTCGTCATGCTCGACGTGACCGTCGTCAACGTGGCCGTACCGGGCATCCAGGGATCCCTGCACGTCGGCGCTTCCGGCCTGCAATGGATCGTCGACGGGTACAGCACCCTCTTCGCCGGCCTGCTGCTCCTCGGGGGCGGGCTCGGCGACCGCTTCGGGCACCGGCCCCTCTACCTCTTCGGGCTGGCCGTGTTCACCCTGGCCTCGACCGGCTGCGCCCTCTCCCCCTCGGCCGTGGCGCTGGTCGGGTGCCGGCTCGCCCAGGGTGCCGGAGCGGCCTTCCTCGTACCGGCCTCCTTCGCCCTGCTGCGGGCGGCCTACCCGGACGGCGTTCAGCGGGCCCGGGCGGTGGGCGTCTGGGGTCTGGTGTCGGCCGTGGCGTTCGGCGCCGGGCCGGTGGTCGGGGGGCTGCTCGTCTCGGGGCTGGACTGGAGGTGGGTGTTCTGGGTGAACCTGCCGGTGGCCGCGCTCGCCGCCGTGCTGACGCTGCGCCACGTCCGGGTACCGGACCGGCCGCGGGGGACCGGACGGATGGACCCGTTGGGCCTGCTGCTCGGTGTCCTCGGTCTCGTCGCGGTGGCCGGCGCGCTCAACGGGGCGGGGCCGGACGGCTGGACCTCTCCCCGGGTGCTCGCCGCCTTCGCGGTGGGAGCGGCGGCCCTGACCGGCTTCGTCCTGGTGGAACGACACCTGGAGAGGTCCCTCGCCGTCCGGCCGGACGGCAGGAGGCCGCTGCTGCCGCCGTCCCTGCTCCGCGACCGTCGGGTGAGCACGACGAACGCCGTCGGCCTGCTGCTGAGCCTGGGCTACTACGGGATGCTCTTCGTCGCGACGCTGTACTTCCAGCGGGACCGCGGCTTCGGCGCGCTGGAGACCGGGCTGGCCCTGCTGCCGTCCGTCTGCATGGGCTTCCTCGCCGCACCGCTGTCGAGCCGGGTCGCCACCCGCACCGGACCGTACGTCCCCATGGCCGGGGCACTGCTGCTGGGGGCGGCGGGCTTCCTGGGCTGGCTCGCCGCCGGGCCGCAAACCCCCTACCCCGTACTGCTCTTCGCCCTGATGGCGACGGGACTCGCGACGCCGCTGACCGTCGTGGCGGCAACGGTGGCGATCATGGAGGCGGCCCCGGCCGAGCACGCGGGCGTGGCCTCGGCCTCCTTCAACGTGTCGCGTCAGGCGGGCCATGCGATCGGGGTCGCGCTGTTCGGCACGCTCGTCGGCGGCGAGGGCCGCATCCCGGGTCTGCACGCGTCGGCGCTCGCGGCGGCCGGATGCTTCCTCCTGGGGTTCCTCCTCGTCGGCCTGACGGTGCGGGGAGCCGGTGCCGGGAGCCCGCGCTGA
- a CDS encoding MBL fold metallo-hydrolase: MTALGESIGIDASTVLVLGQELAVERGQPDVANALVHRTGDTLVLVDTGVTEAFRAALREAADRVGPWSRALVLTTHGHPDHIGNNDLADELGVPVEHFLPARDLDQIRDPVAYWTRAFERIAGPAPGPAPEQSAERLLSLFRPLRPFGATTRTYEERPLERIRIGSLRFTGWTFADGAVRVLRSQGHCAGHVIVHLRDCGVLHLSDEGNGPCGAMADADQLKIQTVLGAVALLFEEGRAAVLTDGHTFTVRSGAEVVSYLDGILEQATALQEAALGLTGESGRAVPGAFTARYAESAAELGVSGANPDAMFTALMAVNQLQELGLRPQTGDAEAPWSRPPLHDGRPPHPAPPDG; encoded by the coding sequence GTGACCGCACTCGGTGAATCGATCGGGATCGACGCCTCGACCGTGCTGGTCCTGGGACAGGAACTCGCCGTCGAGCGCGGGCAGCCGGACGTCGCCAACGCCCTCGTCCACCGGACCGGCGACACCCTGGTGCTCGTCGACACCGGTGTCACCGAAGCCTTCCGCGCGGCACTGCGCGAGGCCGCCGACCGCGTCGGACCCTGGTCGCGGGCGCTGGTACTCACCACGCACGGCCATCCGGACCACATCGGCAACAACGACCTGGCCGATGAACTGGGCGTACCGGTCGAGCACTTCCTGCCCGCCCGGGACCTCGACCAGATCCGGGACCCGGTGGCGTACTGGACGCGGGCCTTCGAGCGCATCGCCGGACCGGCACCGGGGCCGGCGCCCGAGCAGTCCGCCGAGCGGCTGCTCTCGCTCTTCCGGCCGCTCCGGCCCTTCGGCGCGACGACCCGGACCTACGAGGAGCGGCCGCTGGAACGGATCCGCATCGGCTCGCTCCGGTTCACCGGCTGGACCTTCGCCGACGGCGCGGTCCGTGTGCTGCGCAGTCAGGGCCACTGCGCGGGGCACGTGATCGTGCACCTGAGGGACTGCGGAGTCCTGCACCTGTCCGACGAGGGCAACGGACCCTGCGGTGCGATGGCCGACGCCGACCAGCTCAAGATCCAGACCGTGCTCGGCGCGGTCGCCCTCCTCTTCGAGGAGGGACGGGCCGCAGTCCTCACCGACGGGCACACCTTCACCGTGCGCAGCGGCGCCGAGGTGGTGTCCTACCTGGACGGGATCCTGGAGCAGGCCACCGCGCTGCAGGAAGCGGCCCTCGGGCTGACCGGGGAGAGCGGGCGGGCCGTGCCCGGTGCGTTCACCGCCCGGTACGCGGAGAGCGCCGCCGAACTCGGCGTCAGCGGCGCCAACCCGGACGCGATGTTCACCGCCTTGATGGCGGTGAACCAGCTCCAGGAGCTCGGCCTGCGGCCGCAGACCGGCGACGCCGAAGCGCCCTGGTCCCGGCCCCCGCTCCACGACGGCCGACCGCCCCACCCGGCCCCACCCGACGGCTGA